The window GGGGACTCCAATGCATGTAAAGGGGAAATTACCGACCCGACATCTCATATAACTCGCCATAGATTCAATTGCATTTGCATTTGCATTTACACCAACACCGTAAAGGCAACTTTTTGTGAAGTTAACCTTTAAACCCGAGTATATTTCAAAACATTTAAGGAGATTGATTAAATTTCCGGCATTTTTCTTGCTCCATTCCCCAAAAAAGATAGTGTCATCGGCGTATTGAAGGTACGAGATTGTGATCTTA of the Rutidosis leptorrhynchoides isolate AG116_Rl617_1_P2 chromosome 5, CSIRO_AGI_Rlap_v1, whole genome shotgun sequence genome contains:
- the LOC139849190 gene encoding uncharacterized protein; its protein translation is MAVEGLNILTKHARQVNLFKGLEIEVDKITISYLQYADDTIFFGEWSKKNAGNLINLLKCFEIYSGLKVNFTKSCLYGVGVNANANAIESMASYMRCRVGNFPFTCIGVPISQKMNKLEIGKMS